In a genomic window of Melitaea cinxia chromosome 2, ilMelCinx1.1, whole genome shotgun sequence:
- the LOC123662779 gene encoding uncharacterized protein LOC123662779 produces the protein MTAADNEYPKASNATLIGATITYVAGLFLLLSFAGPYWIESYSGMFSSFKHMGLWEYCFDRFRFPSFQYDKYFDGCHYIFGQELYVIREYLLPGWLMAVQTFVTLALMLSFMAQTLLALVIIRMPLRIVLRYEWIFVSISCIMVAISSVFLFFSVAIFGGNCYRRDWLLYPSFNVLSWSYAFAVIAFILFGLAAILLFLESRKLYELRLEAKNLVAQMQHSQPEHALHQLRDQLHQQQQLGYFRN, from the exons ATGACGGCGGCTGATAATGAATATCCGAAGGCTTCAA ATGCCACCCTAATAGGAGCAACTATTACTTACGTAGCAGGATTATTTCTCTTGTTGTCATTTGCTGGACCGTATTGGATTGAGTCATATTCAGGGATGTTCTCGTCTTTTAAGCACATGGGGTTATGGGAATATTGTTTTGATCGTTTTAGGTTCCCATCGTTTCAGTATGATAAATATTTCGATGGATGTCACTATATTTTTGGTCAA GAGTTGTATGTTATTCGTGAATATCTATTACCAGGATGGTTGATGGCAGTACAGACATTTGTGACTCTTGCATTAATGCTCTCATTTATGGCACAGACACTATTGGCTTTAGTGATAATTCGTATGCCTCTCAGAATAGTACTAAGATatgaatggatatttgtatctaTTTCTTGTATTATGGTTGCAATATCAA gtgtattcctttttttttctgttgCTATATTTGGCGGTAATTGCTACCGTCGTGATTGGCTGCTCTACCCTTCATTTAATGTTCTTTCTTGGTCTTACGCATTTGCTGTTATTGCCTTCATATTGTTTG GTTTGGCagcgattttattatttttagaatcaCGTAAATTGTATGAATTGCGCCTGGAAGCTAAAAACCTCGTAGCCCAAATGCAACACAGTCAGCCTGAGCATGCTCTGCATCAGTTGCGCGACCAGTTGCATCAACAACAGCAACTCGGATACTTTagaaattaa